Proteins encoded by one window of Candidatus Krumholzibacteriota bacterium:
- a CDS encoding DNA ligase, with product MAAKRPLDDYRGKRDFNRTPEPADEAGGNTAGGFRFVVQKHDARNLHYDFRIEIDGVLASWAVPKGPSLSTRERRLAVPTEDHPLSYAEFEGIIPEGEYGGGTVMVWDTGTYRNLRAEKEEGGATMAASREEGMIEIFLEGRKLRGGFALIRTGAGPKTRWLLVKKRDGFESDRDILADEPRSALTGRLLAEIAAGEPETP from the coding sequence ATGGCGGCGAAGCGTCCGCTCGACGACTACCGCGGCAAACGCGATTTCAATCGCACCCCCGAGCCGGCGGACGAGGCGGGCGGCAACACCGCCGGCGGTTTCCGGTTCGTCGTGCAGAAGCACGACGCCCGCAATCTCCACTACGATTTCCGCATCGAGATCGACGGCGTCCTCGCCTCGTGGGCCGTTCCGAAGGGTCCGTCCCTTTCGACGCGCGAGCGCAGGCTCGCCGTGCCCACCGAGGACCACCCGCTCTCCTACGCCGAATTCGAGGGAATCATCCCCGAGGGGGAGTACGGCGGCGGGACGGTCATGGTGTGGGACACGGGCACCTATCGCAACCTCCGCGCGGAGAAGGAGGAGGGGGGCGCCACGATGGCAGCGTCGCGCGAGGAGGGGATGATCGAGATCTTTCTCGAAGGGCGCAAGCTCCGCGGCGGGTTCGCCCTGATCCGCACGGGGGCGGGCCCGAAAACCCGCTGGCTGCTCGTGAAGAAGCGGGACGGGTTCGAGAGCGACCGCGATATCCTCGCCGATGAGCCCCGCTCGGCCCTCACGGGGCGGTTGCTCGCGGAGATCGCCGCCGGGGAACCGGAAACCCCATGA